A genome region from Ralstonia solanacearum K60 includes the following:
- a CDS encoding HD-GYP domain-containing protein, producing MRKRIAIEHLRVGMYLEEFVGSWLDHPFWRARFRVEDTAQLQRLRASGIREVWIDTSRGKDIAAGTAAPAATDMATPPHAQPEAAVASRPVTLADEMRRAARIIDKAGVAVQAMFAEARMGRTIEARDALPLVEAISGSVDRHPGALVSLARLKTKDRYTFLHSVAVCALMVALGRQLGLTDSEVRDAGLAGLLHDIGKIAIPPEVLNKPGALTSDEFRHVIAHPQAGHDILVGDPSMREVALDVCLHHHERMDGTGYPHKLAGENISLFARMGAICDVYDAVTSDRPYKKAWEAAYAIQRMVEWRGNHFDPVVFQAFVKSVGIYPTGSLVRLRSGRLAVVMQHTSGALLAPTVKVFFSISSGTRIAPEVIDLAQNSDLIVSREEPGDWGLTDLHELWIHGD from the coding sequence ATGCGCAAGCGCATCGCAATCGAACACCTGCGGGTCGGCATGTACCTGGAGGAATTTGTCGGCTCATGGCTGGACCACCCGTTCTGGCGGGCCCGCTTTCGCGTCGAAGACACTGCCCAGTTGCAGCGCCTGCGCGCGAGCGGCATCCGCGAAGTGTGGATCGATACCTCGCGCGGCAAAGACATCGCCGCGGGCACCGCCGCGCCCGCGGCGACTGACATGGCAACCCCGCCGCATGCCCAGCCGGAAGCCGCCGTCGCCTCGCGCCCGGTCACGCTCGCCGATGAGATGCGCCGTGCCGCGCGCATCATCGACAAGGCGGGCGTGGCCGTCCAGGCCATGTTTGCCGAAGCTCGCATGGGGCGGACCATCGAGGCGCGCGACGCGCTGCCGCTGGTGGAGGCCATCTCCGGCTCGGTCGACCGCCACCCTGGCGCGCTGGTCAGCCTGGCCCGCCTGAAGACCAAGGACCGCTACACCTTCCTGCATTCGGTGGCGGTTTGCGCGCTGATGGTGGCACTCGGCCGCCAGCTCGGCCTGACCGACAGCGAAGTGCGCGACGCCGGCCTGGCCGGACTGCTGCACGACATCGGCAAGATCGCGATCCCGCCCGAAGTGCTGAACAAGCCGGGCGCGCTCACCTCCGACGAATTCCGCCACGTGATCGCGCACCCGCAGGCCGGGCACGACATCCTGGTGGGCGATCCCAGCATGCGCGAGGTCGCGCTCGACGTCTGCCTGCACCACCACGAGCGGATGGACGGCACCGGCTATCCGCACAAGCTGGCCGGCGAGAACATCTCGCTGTTCGCCCGCATGGGCGCCATCTGCGACGTCTACGATGCGGTGACCTCCGACCGCCCCTACAAGAAGGCGTGGGAAGCCGCCTATGCAATCCAGCGCATGGTGGAATGGCGCGGCAACCATTTCGACCCGGTGGTGTTCCAGGCCTTCGTCAAGAGCGTGGGCATCTATCCGACGGGCTCGCTGGTGCGGCTGCGCTCGGGCCGGCTGGCGGTGGTCATGCAACACACGTCCGGCGCATTGCTCGCGCCCACGGTCAAGGTATTCTTCTCGATATCCTCGGGCACCCGCATTGCGCCCGAGGTGATCGACCTGGCGCAGAACAGCGACCTGATCGTCTCGCGCGAAGAACCCGGCGACTGGGGCCTGACCGACCTCCACGAACTTTGGATACACGGCGACTGA